Proteins from a single region of Methanobrevibacter ruminantium:
- a CDS encoding acyltransferase, producing MPSFLNLRGNNNDSKDPRLIREGIKLGVNYKRFSKDPVLGKNILLRSNTVIYNDVIIGDDFKTGHNVVVRDHTTIGNDVLIGTNTVIEGGCEIGNNVSIQSNVYIPRNSIIEDNVFIGPCACFTNDRYPVRVEYDLKGPQLRKGCSVGGNTTFLSNIEVGEGAIVAAGAVVTRSVPPYYLAIGTPAKIKPLPTSLRVPNMI from the coding sequence ATGCCTAGTTTTTTAAATTTACGTGGAAACAATAATGACTCTAAAGACCCTAGACTAATTAGGGAAGGAATCAAATTAGGAGTTAATTATAAAAGATTTAGTAAAGACCCTGTTTTAGGTAAAAACATCTTGTTAAGGTCTAACACTGTAATCTATAATGATGTAATCATTGGTGATGATTTTAAAACTGGACATAATGTTGTTGTAAGAGATCATACTACTATTGGTAATGATGTATTGATAGGTACAAACACTGTCATTGAAGGTGGATGTGAAATCGGTAACAATGTAAGCATTCAATCAAATGTATACATTCCAAGAAACAGTATCATTGAAGATAATGTTTTCATTGGCCCATGTGCCTGCTTTACCAATGACAGATATCCTGTCAGAGTGGAATATGATTTGAAAGGACCTCAACTTAGAAAAGGATGTTCTGTTGGTGGAAACACTACATTCCTATCCAATATTGAAGTTGGTGAAGGAGCTATTGTAGCTGCTGGTGCTGTTGTAACCCGTAGTGTACCTCCTTATTACTTGGCTATTGGTACACCTGCAAAAATCAAGCCATTGCCTACTTCATTAAGAGTACCTAATATGATTTAG
- a CDS encoding 4Fe-4S binding protein: MIVKDWCSYCGCCAGVCVRNCIEVKETALVFDDNCNNCGICVDACPLAALEMEEE; the protein is encoded by the coding sequence ATGATTGTAAAAGATTGGTGTTCTTACTGTGGTTGTTGCGCAGGTGTCTGTGTAAGAAACTGCATAGAAGTAAAGGAAACTGCTTTAGTTTTTGATGATAACTGTAATAACTGTGGAATTTGTGTTGATGCTTGTCCTTTAGCGGCATTGGAAATGGAAGAGGAATAA
- a CDS encoding ATPase, whose protein sequence is MVYDVNALLNHINRIRKEIGHEEVSIDIKEVLYDKDTNEMWIITNDRPDKSAIIGKGGWVVGRLREELEIASIHVESYSDFLQKEYRMNLSLNKLNSFVNENKENLDYGSFIALNNLIDILKIKLDNLYSFNFYKYFKDLDESPYGYFEAEKPAAIVALSGGTDSSFSLILAKKLGFNPIAITVDPGTIVLPKQFKHNIDKLVSELDVPHEYIPVDYADLIEESFTGRFHPCGRCSKIIEDTLYKYALENEIPIVIFGDMLATGSQCITEQVCNFDENEIIINENSENEQAYLDKELENNKIIRLNLPASLSVSKLENKSLTSHYNLIKFKGFGCPLLYEVHKKFPHMKRYSIQRILRETRSGVLEPGEALDLIWSFYNTD, encoded by the coding sequence ATGGTATATGATGTAAATGCTCTTCTAAATCACATCAATAGGATTAGAAAGGAAATAGGTCATGAGGAAGTCAGTATCGACATTAAGGAAGTTCTATATGACAAGGACACTAATGAAATGTGGATAATCACCAATGACCGTCCAGACAAATCTGCTATAATTGGAAAAGGAGGATGGGTTGTTGGCAGACTCAGAGAAGAGCTTGAAATAGCGAGCATTCATGTTGAAAGCTATTCTGATTTCCTTCAAAAGGAGTATAGGATGAATCTTTCATTGAATAAGCTAAATTCCTTTGTAAACGAAAACAAGGAAAATTTGGATTACGGTTCATTCATAGCATTGAACAATTTGATAGACATTCTAAAGATAAAATTGGATAATCTCTATTCATTCAATTTCTACAAGTATTTCAAGGATTTGGATGAAAGTCCGTATGGATATTTTGAAGCTGAAAAGCCAGCAGCTATTGTAGCATTGTCTGGCGGAACTGACAGCAGCTTTTCATTAATATTGGCAAAGAAATTGGGATTCAATCCAATAGCAATTACAGTTGATCCTGGAACAATTGTTCTTCCAAAGCAATTCAAGCATAATATTGACAAGTTGGTAAGTGAATTGGATGTTCCTCATGAATACATTCCAGTGGATTATGCAGATTTGATTGAGGAGTCATTTACAGGAAGATTCCACCCATGTGGAAGATGTTCAAAAATCATTGAAGACACTTTATACAAATATGCATTGGAGAATGAAATTCCTATTGTGATTTTTGGAGATATGTTGGCAACTGGAAGTCAGTGCATAACTGAACAAGTTTGTAATTTTGATGAAAATGAAATAATAATTAATGAAAACAGTGAAAATGAACAAGCTTATCTAGATAAAGAACTTGAAAATAATAAGATTATTAGGCTCAACTTACCTGCTTCATTATCCGTGTCAAAATTAGAGAACAAATCATTGACTAGTCATTATAATTTAATTAAGTTTAAAGGATTCGGATGTCCTTTGCTGTATGAAGTTCACAAGAAGTTTCCGCACATGAAAAGGTACTCAATTCAAAGAATTTTAAGGGAAACCAGATCAGGTGTACTTGAACCCGGTGAGGCATTGGACTTGATATGGAGTTTTTATAATACTGACTAA